From Pseudomonas hormoni:
ACAGCGGCGTCGATGCATTGATCAGCAGTGACACGCTGCGTCAGCAGAAACAGTTTCTCGAGGGCTTGAAGCGGGCGGCCGCGAAGGCCGGGCTCAAGACGTCGAATCATCCCGGAACGGGCTTTGACGAGCTGTTTGCAGTGCTCGACGAACTCGGCAGCGATTGTTACCGCATGTTTTATGACGGGCAAGGGCAAGGGCAAGCGCAATGGCGCCCGGCCGAACAGTTTGAAGCCTGCCGCCGCGCCACGTTCATCGACATTCACGACCTGCTGGTCAGCAACCGGGAAGAGCGATGGCCGCTGCTCACTGAGTTTCTGGGTTTTCAGCCTGACGAACTCACGGCCCAGCTCAGCGACAACGAATACGTCAGCCCTTCGATATCTGCCCATGTCCGGGGGCTGCATGCGTGCTCCGTGCACGGTCACAGCTATGAGTCGGGCGTCGCCGAATACTTGCAGCGAGCCTTGGTGATGATGCGCCGCAAGCAACTGCCGGAGCGCCTGTGCGAACAAGCCGTGGAGGCCTTTGGCAACCCGGCGAGGGTTTCCGATCAGCGCGCACTGGCAGCGGCCGAGGCACAGAAAAGCCTCGGGTTGAGCGAGGCGCAGTTGGTGTGCCTGCTCTTCGCGCCTTTTATCGAAAAAGGTGCCGGGCTTGAGCGTTTCCTGCGTCAGTGCCATCCGGGCATGCTGGTGGCGATGCCTGACTTGCACAGGGCGATGCAGGGCAACCCGGTGTCGGAACAGATTGCGCATTGGATGGTCGACGTCAGCGGGCTGCCCGTCAGCCTGATCGGCAAGCTGTACCGTATGGGGCCAGTGCCTGACGCCGAGGGCAGGGTGACTGACGGCGCGGACGGGCAATCCGAAGCCGCCGATCATGACCACGATGCTGCGGTGGCGGGTGAATGGTCAGCGGGACATTGAAAGGACCTCGCGAGACTGACTTTGCCTATCAGGCGGTGTACCGATACCTGACCCACCTGATCAACGAGCCGGTCAGCGACACGAGTGTCCGCTTGCCGTCGTTACGCCAGTTGGCGAATCGTCTGAACGTGTCGATCTCGACCATTCAGTACGCTTATTCGCTGCTGGAGAAAGAAGGGCGTGTCTATTCGGTGGCCAAGTCCGGCTACTACGCGTTGCCGGTGTCCTCGATCAATATGCCCGGCAGTGGCAACGACCTGCTCGAAACTGTCTATGTCAGCGCCAGGCGCCCGGGCATGCTGGTCTTCAGCGCCGATGAGCCGGCGCTGCTGCAGCCCCTCGACAGTCCGTTGTTGCTGCTGGAACGCGAACTGCTGCGCCAATACCCGCGTCTGCCACAACCGCCTTCACAACCTTGCGGCGAGCTCGAACTGCGCACCGCACTCGCGGCGCGTTACACCACGTCGCCGGTGCGCTGCTGGCATGCCGATGACGTCTATGTCGGCGCAGACTTGCGCGGAGTCCTGGAAATATTGATCGTTGTACTGGGTCTCAAGGACGCAGTGGTGGTCGTCGAGTCGCCGTGTGACTGGACGATTTTGCGCTTGCTTCAGGCCGCGGATGTTCAAGTGATCGAATGGCCGGTGCAAGCCAATGGCAGCCTGGACGTCGAGCGACTCAAGGAGCTGCTGGAAACCCGGCCGGTGCGGCTGGTGATGCTGTCATCGGGGTTGAGCGTGCCGCGGGGGAGCCTGCCGCCCGACGACAATCGATACGCCATTGCGCAGTTGCTGGAACAGCATGGCAGTTGGGTGCTGGAAAACGACTGTTATGGCGAACTCGAATTCGAGCCGGGCGGCTTGCGATTCCGCGACCTGCTCGACCCCGGCCGGCTGATCGTGTTCTCCACATTCGAGAAAATCATCGGTCCGGAAGCGCCGTACGGCTATCTGCTTTCGCGGCATTTCAGCGAGCAATTGCAGCGGCACTTTCTGCTACGCTCATTTCGCCTGTCGCCGATTCGCCAGAAAGCCATTGCCCGTTTGTACGGCAATGGCCGGATCGATCAGCACCTTCAGGTGCTGCGCAGGTTGCTCAAGGACCGCAAGGTGCACATGACGCAGCTATTGCAGGAGCGTCTCGGGGACGCCCTGCAGGTCGTCGATCCTCAGGGTGGGGCGACAATCTGGGCGCGCTCCCTGCGTCAGGTCGATATGCGTCGAGTGTTCCAGCGCTTGCTCAAGCATCATGTGGTGATTGCGCCGGGGGAGCTCTTCAGTCTGCAGGGCCTGCACACGCAGCACTTGCGCTTGAGTCATGCGTTCGGCGTAGATCATGACATCGGTGCTGCGTTGGGCCTGCTGGGGGATGCCTTGCGGTTGGAGTCGGTGGACTGAACACGGCCGTAAACATCCTTTGTGCCCGTGGATCGATCCCATCGCGTTGCGGTCAAACTGCCAGTAAACTGCGGTCCTATTCCTGAACCACTCTATTCCAGAGGTTTTGCATGACACTCAGTCCTTTTGCGGGCAAACCGGCACCGGCAGAATTGTTGGTCGACATCCCGCGACTGGTAACGGCCTATTACACCGGCCAGCCCGATGCCGCCATCTCCACCCAGCGCGTCGCCTTCGGCACGTCCGGGCACCGGGGCAGCTCGTTCGACCTGAGTTTCAACGAATGGCACGTCCTGGCGATCAGCCAGGCGATCTGCCTGTACCGCGAAGCCCAGGGCATTGATGGCCCGTTGTTCGTCGGCATCGATACCCACGCGCTGTCCACCCCGGCCGGCGCCAGCGCCCTCGAGGTACTGGCGGCCAATGGCGTGACGGTGATGATTGCCGAGGGTGACGAATACACCCCGACACCGGCAATTTCCC
This genomic window contains:
- a CDS encoding PLP-dependent aminotransferase family protein, translated to MKGPRETDFAYQAVYRYLTHLINEPVSDTSVRLPSLRQLANRLNVSISTIQYAYSLLEKEGRVYSVAKSGYYALPVSSINMPGSGNDLLETVYVSARRPGMLVFSADEPALLQPLDSPLLLLERELLRQYPRLPQPPSQPCGELELRTALAARYTTSPVRCWHADDVYVGADLRGVLEILIVVLGLKDAVVVVESPCDWTILRLLQAADVQVIEWPVQANGSLDVERLKELLETRPVRLVMLSSGLSVPRGSLPPDDNRYAIAQLLEQHGSWVLENDCYGELEFEPGGLRFRDLLDPGRLIVFSTFEKIIGPEAPYGYLLSRHFSEQLQRHFLLRSFRLSPIRQKAIARLYGNGRIDQHLQVLRRLLKDRKVHMTQLLQERLGDALQVVDPQGGATIWARSLRQVDMRRVFQRLLKHHVVIAPGELFSLQGLHTQHLRLSHAFGVDHDIGAALGLLGDALRLESVD